In Rutidosis leptorrhynchoides isolate AG116_Rl617_1_P2 chromosome 6, CSIRO_AGI_Rlap_v1, whole genome shotgun sequence, the DNA window TAGAAACAGAAGAAGAAACGTGGACATAGCAGCAAACCggtagtttagtgatgaatttGTTGATGGTATTCAAACACGTTAAGGATCTTTCTTAAAAGAAAACAGAAATATGAAAGGCGTACAGCAGCAGTGGTATTGAGATGGTTTTCGTGCAGGTGggtttcgttttaaaaaaaaaatttattacaacaTCCATAATCATAAACAGAAATGAGCATGGTTGTGGGTGCCGGATTTGTCGTTAATGAGatagaaataaaagaaaatattagTAGCAGGTTTAAGGAAGGTGTAGTAGTTGCCGGTTGACAATTAGGAGGTTCAAGGTGGCGGTGGATTGTGGTTATGGAGGTCGATCGATAACAGAAACAAACAAACGGTTTTAGTGATAGATTTGTGGTGTTCAATTGTGACTCGAACATGGTGATTTTATAGAAGAAGGTGGTTTAGTGGTGATTTTAAAGTGGGTTTGAAATCGTAGTATTACAATCAATATGGGTTCATTGTTTCTGGGTTTCGATAGTAACAAAAAAAATGCAGTAGTAGACTTTGGTGATCATGGGGTTTTGTTTGAAGTTTTAAGTATGATGAGGGTTTCGGTTTTTGGATTGATCAGAAGTAGGAAACTAGTGACAAGAACAAGTTAGTGTGTTTGTTTCATGAGTATGATGATGGGTTTGGTTTCGATTGACGATGGTGTGGAAGGTGATGTTTGAtggaaggtgaaaatggtgttgctTCGGTTGTAGAACAAGAAGGAGAAAATGGGTATGTTATGAACTtgcatatgcataggtatatattaATTAGATGGTGGAACCAACAAACACAGTAaatcatattataatatatattaaataaaacataagtTAAATAAACGTGTATGAAAGAAAATATCAGCCTTCCACTTTTGTcaaattctaccgacagttttcacggactgtgtatcatgcgaaatcagtggcgaataaaagtgttcagaataatttcatatttttaaattaactatatttatttattttggtcattatggtacaaaattcgatcattaatttattaaataaaaattacatcaactgtccctctcatttatgggtaaaatataaaaagtgttaaaattaaataattagatcctaaatatacttttaataagcctataacttatataactcattttcggattaccttttattttaaaatcatataagttcgtttttaacttgattaataaccatcaagatgataaacgagtgctacgagcgtttattaaatatattctaaattatatatattcaatgtacttttcatatatagatagatttatagtaatgtcatgtattattttacacaaataaactaactcatataagtttctatttcaaattaatatatatatatatatatatatatatatatatatatatatatatatatatatatatatatatatatatatatatatatatatatatatttgcagatagtagttcgtgaatcgtcagaaatagtcgaagttcaattgaatatatgaaacagttcaaactttttgagactcaaccttacagactttgcttatcttgttgaaatcatataaagattaagtttaaatttggtcagaaatttccgggtcgtcacagttacaaattctctcttagaacattagtcatgttcattcgaaacttcatacctacgaattctgaaccattattcgcttgacttaaagtcgggaagagaaaacaaaagtatggaactctaaaatataaaagaaacgaagaaggtggatttatagtgaattatcagacagagcaatcgagacagatattcgtatttaaccaaagaggattctaatttccttaatctctgaagaatcaaatcttatatagattttgaagattttctctaaattccttgaattccgggaatccactgtgactatgtcaaaagttaaatctctatctcaatcttttgtgatagcttcattcgtacttttcgattaatcgaattattttatcccaattactcaatagtgataaaaccctatttaacaactcatattcgtcatgaaaaacattcttattgttagctatgacgacctcgatcagatttcgggacgaaatttctttaacgggtaggtactgtgacgacccgaaaatttccgaccaaatttaaaccttatcttattatgatttcgacacgataagcaaaagtctgttatgttgcgtctcaaaaattttgaactattttcatttatgcaattacccttcgaccgttctcgacgattcacgaacaactatttgtaaataggtacatatatatttaaaaatatatatatatatatatatatatatatatatatatatatatatatatatatatattaattcgaaatataatttgaaatataatattatttagttattagaattaattttgtaaaataaaataatataagatataataaaatttattaaaatgaatctatatatagatttaaaagtttattgaatacaTTGTGATACTCGGTTGACGTATCGTTAgtattcatatagatctaataggaaattatgaaaatttaaaataaaagttgaatcgtaaattgattacgaagattttagttttgatagaaatatttttatctttttagtttaaaatataatactccgtacatattaattggaactaaaaatatatattagacgcacccttttgatcaggtttcaaacatttaatgaccaaaataaataaatatatttaatttaaaaatttgggatttttagaaacacttttatacgttagctgtttagcaatggacacattaTAGCCATCCAGGATAAACTGTTGGTAACTATAAAACAATTAAGAGGCTGTTTACTATTAGATCACAGATttctaaataataaattataatataattattattatataattattattaattattaataatattataatcattaCATCTTATCTATCTGTAtctataaatgaatatataaaatatgCATCTAGACCACTTGCATTGACTCTGTCTTCTGTTTTGGTTCTTTGACACCCAAACAACCCCCAAATTAAACCACCATCACCTTTCACCTTTCAAATTACCATCGTGAACTACTACTGTTGTTGCTCCATGTTTGATCAAGATGCGTTTGCTTGTTCTCGTTTTCAAACGAGAACCATCACCATAATCATCATCTACTTTCGAACCAGTTTTCCTTATACTTTTTTATGCTCGATTAACCACCACACCCATTGATTATCATCATCTAACCCATTTGTTAATGAATCATTGATGTATTGTTTGTTGGTGTTTTTCTGTCATCGTGAACAAGACCATCACTACAACTTCACCTTCACCACCGATGGCTTCCACAACCACCATCCACCTCCGGCATTCACCATCTCCACCTTACACCACCATTGAAGACCAACCGTCGGCCACCTCCAATACCCAGCACCGCAACCTCTTTCTTTCTCTACATCCCTCCCTCTCTTTTATCTGTCTTACATATATTTCCATCCGAGACCCAAACAGCCACCACTATGTTGCTACACCTAGTTTCTTCTATTTCCTGCTCGATTACAAACTCCCTCATCACCGCCGGAATAAATTAAAACAACCACCTCACCCTTATCTCTCTTCTATCCATATCCGAGAAAACCACCATTGTTAACAAACCATCACTCTGATCACCCTTGAACAACCAACTTCGTTACAACTTTCTATTCTGTTCCGAACAACCGAATCAAAACACTACTCTCATCATTTTGATCAGACATCACTCGAACTTCTTGTTCCTATTCGAACCACCCACGAAACCACCTGCTAATTACAACTTTTTCCTTCTGTTTCTTTCTTTATTCGACTACAACTTACTGCTGTAGACTTCGAGTTACAAACGAATAAGATGTTAAAATAATGTTGTTACAGTGAATTGAAACTGTGACGACGATTGATATAGATCGATGATTAAACAGAGATGATGAAGACGATGAACAGTGTAATACAATAGTTATAATGATGATGGCGATACAGATGATGATAAAGCTACGTccggtattttttttttaaaaaaagaaaagaaaagaaaaaccctAGTTGAATTAAGCATGAAGAACGAAACCCTTTTAATAAGTCGATTAGTTCAATTAGGCCATTTACACTGTTGTTGGATCGGGCCACTGATGGGCTTCTATGTTTCGGTGCTCAATTGGGCTGTAACTGTTGTTGGACCGAAATGAAACTGGGCCAGAAAATAATAACACGGGTTAAATATTATTGGGTTTGAGATTATATCAGAAAAGCAGAAATGGCTCAATGTTTAGGGTGCGTGTTGATTtagcgagtggtcgcgggttcgagcccggtatgaggcatttttttaaaaaaaagtttttaaaggtagtcttcatttattattataattattattatcattatcattattattattacaattattattattattaacattattgatattattgttgttatcattaattgataaaaatatcattattagtaaaagtattattagtattatagttattattattattattattattattattattattattattattattattattattattattattattattattattattattaaaattattattattaaaattatcgtttattattaaagatagtatttttattaaaattttcattattattaaatttatcaatttttattaaaactgtcattttatttatcattattagtattattattatttttatcattaacatgatttttattattattattattattattattattattattattattattattattattattattattaacgctattctatcaaataaatattaaatacataaaaacatatttgatacataattatattagCATTACATAAAATATTggaataaacatattaacattaattatataaatattacatataaattattaattacttatatacatatattaatataacaatatgaataaatattaattttcattatatacaaaataaacatatataacatataatttaagatataaataaaatatatatttggatttagtaaaaaaaaattctatttaaactacaaacaataaatatataattaatatataattaataggtgaaattatttgattacaattataggtgttaatatatatacttgatataggttcgtgaatccgaggccaaccctgcattgttcagttccatcgtatgcatatttttactacaaaatatcgtatcgtgagttcatttgctcccttttactctttacatttttgggactgagaatacatacgctgtttttataacttttttacaactgctttattaaatgcctttgaaatctatatttttggactgagatgcttttataaatgtttgacgagatagacacaagcaaaacattcctcgaatgaattattatgcagacagaagttctgtggattattattgaattagttggacgttataattgccactaattgttgtgaatatttttccctgattattattgcttggtaacctaagaattagaaacgggtatgggcctaattcacgcgaatcctaaaggtagctaccgggtttaacacccccacctagaatgttcactagacggaagagctagtgggcgtggtgtttagtactttgaggtttatatattatacagaagagatgatctgttttggggatattattgatgcgcattatatgttaaggtcggttaccatgttgagcaatgaaatcaaagtcaatgttatgtatagagagaatgatttttatacacaggttatgtgtattatttttgtgcacgagatatgtgtacggttattaaaaatcgcgaggcaacctacgggggagaaaaggatacgaacctactctgccaatcattatgaaaaatggtttagtacacgagatatgtgtactgtatttaaatcttgtctatcaaaatgatgaattttatcgttttatgataaacctatgaactcaccaactttttggttgacacttgaaagcatgtttattctcaggtatgaaagaaatcttccgctgtgcatttactcattttagagatattacttggagtcattcatgacatatttcaaaagacgttgcattcgagtcgttgagttcatcaagattattattaagtcaactatagttggatatattatgaaatggtatgcatgccatcaactttcgatgtaaagaaagtttgtcttttaaaaacgaatgcaatgtttgtaaaatgtattatatagaggtcaaatacctcgcgatgtaaccaaatgtaatgtattcgtccagatggattaggacgggtcgtgtcATAAGTCACCTATTTTGTTAGGTTTTTTTTACTTATGTTTTTAACAGAATGAAAAGAATTACACGTGAATGAATGAAAGATACAAAAGCAATATTATATAAAGCCCATCTATGGTAAGAATATAATCACATCTGTATGGTTTTGACAAATAAAGTCAACACTTAAAATTCCAGTCTAATGATACTCATAATATGAAGTTAAAAAAATTGGTTATAAATTAAACATGTGTATATGCAGAGAGACGTACAAGCAGCTTCGAGAATGTCGATAGAGGCATACAACCATGAAATTAAATGGAAGATTTAGGTGATGTTGTCATACGTACATCCTCAATATTCTTATGTTATTCAACATTTTAGCACACGTACCTATCTACATAGCCTACTCTTTAGAACAATAAGGAACAACAATGTTAAGTTCTATAAAAATATTATAATGTGGTTAGATTTACAATAGATCAAACATTATTAGAAAAAGTTACACAAGGGTCAAACATAATATTAGCAAAAAATTTAGTTTCAGAGACGACTACCAACATTAATAATCAAATAAATCAGATACAACATTTACATTGTTTTATATCGAGGTCATGAGCATGACCTGCTAGTCAAACAAATACAAGTTACTCAAATAGTTTACATAATATGACTATTCTCACACAGACTACACTAAACTTGATAAATGAGATATCCAATACCAGATCTATTCCTATGATTTGCAACGAACGCCATTGGATCAGAAAACCAGCGCCACCAGTCTAGATGCCCCTTTGGAGATCTATTTGAGATCCAATCAAAGCTTTTAAGTTGCATCTCATTTAGAGCCGTCGGAACGGATAATTTATCTTTCACGAACACGACCTGAATTCTATTCTTCCAAATGATTGTAGCCGCAAATCCATACAACCGCTTTCCATAGTAGTTGGCATTTCGAAGTGCCCAAATTATTGTGTATTGTAAaaattttataatttaaaaaaatcttataatataattatatttactttggttttaaattaattttatttaatGACTAAGATTTTTAAGATTTTTCATTTATAGTCATTAAGttgttttttattttatataagacCAATTTAACGCGGCGTCAGAGGGGTCCTGTCAGACCTGCTGGCATTGGGTGACGCCCCCTGACGCCCCTAGTGGGGCGTTACCGGTGACGCGTACGGTGCGTTAGACCAATTTTAACGCGGCGTCAGAGGGGTCCCGTCAGACCCGCTGGCAATGGGAGACACCCCCTGACGCCCCTAGTGGGGCGTTACCGCTGACGCTTGAGGGGCGTCAGTCAACTTTTTCACGGATGGGTGAGGCAGCGTCAGTACACGTGGCGGCTTCTGATTGGCTGAAAATTAAAGCCGTTGGCTAAcggcaattttttattttttattttttttaattctatatatttttatttatataaacccATACATTCTACACTTTTATCACACCATTTCACTTTATTTTTCtttcattttattaaataaatcatacaattttctctCATAACTATCAATTATTTTTCTTTCATGGCATCGTATTTACTTAGTTACGATTTCGATTCGGAAGACGAGCGTATTATTGCACTAATTCAACATttagaagatgatgatgacgaaGTCGAATCCGACCGTGTTCCAAGATCAcgaatttatattccaagaaatCGTGAAGAAGCCGGAGAAAATTTATGGAAGGATTATTTTAGTGACACACCCGTGTTTCCGCCAtataaatttaaaaggcattttcATATGCGGATTGAACTATTTCTCCGAATATCGCAAGGTATTTCTAATTTTGATTCTCATGATACTCCCGAGCATTTTAGATTTTTTAGGGAACGTTTTGATGCTATCGGTCAGCCGACTTTTACAATATTGCAAAAAATGACTTCGGCTCTACGCCAATTGGCGTATGGAACTGCCGCCGATATGTTTGATGAATATTTAAAAATGAGTGAGCAAACCTCAATACTTTGTTTAGATAACTTTTGTAAATGTATTATTACATTATACAAAGAACGTTACATGAGATCTCCCAATGCATACGATGTTCAACGTTTATATAGTAAACATGAAGAGAAACATGGTTTTAAGGGTATGTTCGggagtattgattgtatgcattgggagtgGAAGAATTGTCCCGTTGCTTTGAAGGGACAATACACTAGGGGTGATCACAAGAAACCTACCATTATGCTTGAAGCAGTTGCTTCGTATGACTTGTGGATTTGGCATGCATTTTTTGGAATGGCGGGTTCCAACAATGATATAAATGTTTTGAATCAATCCTATGTTTTTGATAAACTTAAAAAGGGAACATCTCCACTAGCACCATTTGAGGTAAACGGTAATCAGTACACAAAAGGCTATTACTTAGCTGACGGTATATATCCTGACTGGGCTACTCTAGTCAAAGGTTTTGCGTGTCCGACAGATGATCCAAGGATTAAGTTTACTAGGTTTCAAGCTAGTGCCC includes these proteins:
- the LOC139853433 gene encoding protein ALP1-like, with the translated sequence MASYLLSYDFDSEDERIIALIQHLEDDDDEVESDRVPRSRIYIPRNREEAGENLWKDYFSDTPVFPPYKFKRHFHMRIELFLRISQGISNFDSHDTPEHFRFFRERFDAIGQPTFTILQKMTSALRQLAYGTAADMFDEYLKMSEQTSILCLDNFCKCIITLYKERYMRSPNAYDVQRLYSKHEEKHGFKGMFGSIDCMHWEWKNCPVALKGQYTRGDHKKPTIMLEAVASYDLWIWHAFFGMAGSNNDINVLNQSYVFDKLKKGTSPLAPFEVNGNQYTKGYYLADGIYPDWATLVKGFACPTDDPRIKFTRFQASARKDVERAFGVLQGRFHILRLAARTMSVNKMRRVMDCCIILHNMILEDQ